In a genomic window of Aggregatimonas sangjinii:
- a CDS encoding GMC oxidoreductase gives MSKFYYNQEESSYDAIVVGTGISGGWAAKELCENGLKTLVLERGRMVKHIEDYETANLDPWDLPNAGQPTREDIKKQEKQNRTGYTTGAASKMWFVNDLEHPYNEIKRFDWMRGYHVGGRSLQWGRHSYRWSDIDFTANRREGIAVDWPVRYKDIAPWYSKVEKYIGVCGEPLGLKQLPDSEFLPMMPLNCGEQHFREKVAEHFDGRVVTAGRVAHITGTKEFDGRSKCQYRNRCIRGCPFGAYFSSLSSTLPAAEKTGNMTLRPDSIVHEVMYDPDTKKATGVKVIDRLTKETFEFKAKVIFLCASAIASTSILMQSKSDRFPNGMGNDSDQLGRNIMDHHLGVGASGKLEGFEDKYYKGRKPNGIYLPRFRNLGGDSDRTDYKRGFGYQGGAGRGDWQDSIAELSHGKDLKEAILKPGGWRFGMTGFGEVLPYEDNRFTLDYDKKDAWGLPTVTFDAEFKENEWNMRKDMKQSAVDMLEAAGMKDVEPYDNPGALGLGIHEMGTARMGRNRKTSVLDGNNALHDVQNVYVTDGSFMTSASCVNPSLTYMAFTARAANHAAEQLKKGII, from the coding sequence ATGAGCAAATTCTATTACAACCAAGAGGAATCCTCTTATGATGCTATTGTCGTGGGCACAGGGATAAGTGGTGGCTGGGCGGCGAAAGAACTCTGTGAGAACGGACTGAAGACCCTTGTTCTTGAACGCGGACGCATGGTAAAACATATAGAGGACTATGAGACGGCCAATTTGGATCCTTGGGATTTGCCCAACGCAGGACAACCCACTCGGGAAGATATTAAAAAACAAGAAAAGCAAAATAGGACAGGCTATACAACCGGCGCCGCGAGCAAAATGTGGTTTGTAAACGATTTGGAACATCCCTATAACGAAATAAAGCGCTTCGATTGGATGCGGGGCTATCATGTTGGTGGCCGTTCCTTACAATGGGGTCGACACAGTTACCGATGGAGCGACATCGATTTTACTGCGAACAGACGTGAGGGCATTGCCGTTGATTGGCCCGTTCGTTACAAGGATATCGCCCCCTGGTATTCGAAAGTAGAGAAGTATATAGGAGTATGCGGTGAGCCCTTAGGATTGAAGCAATTACCGGACAGTGAGTTTTTACCCATGATGCCGTTAAACTGCGGCGAACAGCATTTTCGCGAGAAGGTGGCCGAACATTTTGATGGTCGCGTAGTTACGGCTGGCCGAGTAGCCCACATCACGGGAACCAAGGAGTTTGATGGGCGAAGCAAATGCCAATACAGAAATAGGTGTATCAGAGGGTGTCCGTTCGGGGCATACTTCAGTAGTCTTTCCTCTACCCTTCCCGCTGCGGAAAAAACGGGGAATATGACGTTGCGACCCGATTCGATCGTACATGAGGTGATGTATGATCCGGATACTAAAAAGGCGACCGGCGTAAAGGTGATCGATAGACTTACCAAAGAGACTTTCGAGTTCAAGGCAAAGGTGATTTTCCTATGTGCCTCCGCAATTGCATCCACATCTATTCTTATGCAGTCGAAATCGGATCGCTTTCCGAACGGAATGGGCAACGACTCCGATCAATTGGGACGTAATATCATGGACCACCATTTAGGTGTTGGGGCCTCTGGTAAGCTGGAAGGTTTTGAAGATAAATATTATAAGGGTAGAAAGCCCAATGGTATCTATCTACCTCGATTCAGGAATTTGGGTGGTGACAGTGATCGCACCGATTACAAAAGAGGTTTTGGCTATCAGGGAGGTGCCGGTAGGGGCGACTGGCAAGATAGTATCGCTGAACTATCCCATGGTAAGGATCTTAAAGAGGCAATTTTGAAGCCAGGCGGTTGGCGCTTTGGTATGACGGGTTTTGGGGAGGTACTCCCCTATGAGGATAATCGTTTTACGCTCGATTATGATAAAAAGGATGCTTGGGGTCTGCCCACGGTCACCTTTGATGCCGAGTTCAAGGAAAACGAATGGAACATGCGGAAAGATATGAAACAGTCCGCGGTCGATATGCTGGAAGCTGCCGGTATGAAGGATGTAGAACCATATGATAATCCAGGCGCTTTGGGTCTTGGTATTCATGAAATGGGAACTGCACGCATGGGAAGAAATCGAAAAACATCAGTATTGGATGGTAATAATGCCTTGCATGATGTACAGAACGTATATGTAACGGACGGCTCTTTTATGACCTCCGCCAGCTGTGTAAACCCATCTTTAACGTATATGGCTTTTACCGCCAGAGCAGCGAACCACGCTGCCGAACAACTCAAAAAAGGAATTATATAA
- a CDS encoding sugar phosphate isomerase/epimerase family protein, translated as MKTKNIYRSAIQIVFVLMLIGMYSCKEEKKTDEKSADNIPVETAELRPFFELSLAQWSIHNMIREDGVDPYTFAEKAKEWGFTGLEYVSQLYNPELSDAGYSEEAMAAFVEKSNAEAKKHGLKNVLIMIDGQGNLAVNNEAERNETVEKHKKWVDAAAAMGCHAIRVNLNGSMVPEEWKASAIDGLTKLCTYAKTKNINVLVENHGGLSSNAALHAEVMEAVNMDNCGTLPDFGNFCIQRNDPKDYGSGCAEMYDIYKGVAELMSHAKAVSAKSHDFDADGNETEIDYVKMLQIVKDAGYTGFIGVEYEGKILGEEEGIKATKELLLEAATKMN; from the coding sequence ATGAAAACAAAAAATATATATCGATCCGCAATTCAAATTGTATTCGTACTAATGCTCATCGGAATGTACTCCTGCAAGGAAGAAAAAAAGACCGACGAAAAAAGCGCCGACAACATTCCTGTTGAAACGGCAGAATTAAGACCCTTTTTTGAGCTGTCTTTGGCTCAATGGTCTATACATAATATGATACGGGAAGACGGGGTAGACCCGTATACTTTTGCCGAAAAAGCCAAGGAATGGGGCTTTACCGGATTGGAATATGTAAGCCAGCTCTACAATCCAGAACTTTCTGACGCCGGTTATTCGGAGGAGGCTATGGCCGCCTTCGTCGAAAAATCGAATGCCGAGGCAAAAAAACATGGATTAAAAAATGTTCTTATCATGATCGATGGCCAAGGTAATTTGGCTGTAAACAATGAAGCGGAAAGAAATGAAACCGTTGAAAAACATAAAAAATGGGTCGACGCGGCAGCCGCAATGGGTTGCCATGCCATACGGGTTAACCTGAACGGAAGCATGGTGCCGGAAGAATGGAAAGCAAGTGCCATTGACGGACTTACCAAACTCTGTACGTATGCCAAAACCAAAAATATAAACGTACTTGTGGAAAATCACGGAGGGTTGTCATCGAACGCAGCATTGCATGCCGAGGTAATGGAAGCCGTAAATATGGATAACTGTGGCACCCTGCCCGACTTCGGAAATTTTTGCATCCAGAGGAATGACCCAAAGGATTACGGCTCTGGTTGCGCCGAAATGTACGATATCTATAAGGGCGTTGCCGAACTGATGTCGCATGCTAAAGCGGTAAGTGCAAAATCGCATGATTTCGACGCCGATGGAAACGAAACTGAAATCGATTATGTGAAAATGCTTCAAATCGTGAAAGATGCGGGGTATACAGGCTTTATCGGTGTAGAATACGAAGGGAAGATTCTTGGTGAGGAAGAGGGCATTAAAGCCACCAAGGAGTTGCTGCTCGAAGCTGCCACAAAAATGAACTGA
- a CDS encoding DinB family protein — protein MKVFFNQLFDYNFYCNKKLIEACTGMDSVPMKSLELFSHMLNAHHIWNSRIRGREASYEVWQIHEVKVWGDIHYENQRASFEITTNATDFDIGIDYENSKGRLFTNTLQEMLFHIINHSTHHRGQIATDFRANGFEPLPLDYIFYKR, from the coding sequence GTGAAAGTCTTTTTTAACCAACTGTTCGATTATAATTTTTATTGCAACAAAAAACTCATTGAAGCCTGTACCGGTATGGATAGTGTTCCCATGAAGAGCCTTGAACTCTTTAGCCATATGCTCAATGCACATCATATCTGGAATAGCAGAATAAGGGGCAGAGAAGCATCTTATGAGGTCTGGCAAATACATGAGGTAAAAGTCTGGGGCGATATACATTACGAAAATCAACGAGCCTCTTTTGAAATCACGACCAATGCAACTGATTTTGACATAGGCATCGATTACGAGAACAGCAAAGGCAGGCTATTTACGAACACCTTGCAAGAAATGCTTTTTCATATCATCAATCATTCTACTCACCACCGAGGACAGATCGCGACGGATTTCAGGGCAAACGGATTCGAACCTCTTCCGTTAGACTATATTTTCTACAAGCGATAA
- a CDS encoding MFS transporter codes for MKEQINKNRLFLASCMALIVTAMTFAIRARLETVFGPEGVGLTLEQIGYAFTPAFWGFTLAMLFGGPLVDTLGIKKITWLAFIMHAIGIVWTIMASDMTSLFIATLFVGIGNGLVEAALNPMIASMYTKDKTKMLNRFHVWFPGGIVIGAIVGWLVMDVMGLSWQIMVGVLFIPLIAYAILFLGQKFPVTERVQMGVSSKKMYSSLANPLFIFMVICMMLTAASELGTTQRIESLLKTSVSNPLLILAFINGIMALGRAFAGPVIHKLQPTGMLVFSAIFTFIGLWLLTITSGAMTFAAAGVFAVGVTFFWPTMLGFVAEYLPQTGALGLSIMGGAGMLSVSIVLPVMGKLMDDANATEALRTMSILPAILTVAFIGLYLYMKKRKPVTEQA; via the coding sequence ATGAAAGAACAAATTAATAAAAATCGCCTGTTTCTTGCATCATGTATGGCCCTAATCGTTACGGCAATGACTTTTGCCATTAGGGCCAGACTCGAAACTGTATTTGGTCCGGAGGGTGTAGGTTTAACGCTTGAGCAAATCGGTTATGCGTTTACCCCGGCCTTTTGGGGCTTTACGCTTGCCATGCTTTTCGGAGGACCTTTGGTTGACACGCTAGGGATAAAGAAGATTACTTGGCTGGCATTTATCATGCACGCGATTGGTATTGTTTGGACCATTATGGCGAGTGATATGACCTCTTTGTTCATCGCAACTTTATTCGTGGGTATTGGCAATGGTTTGGTAGAAGCCGCACTGAACCCAATGATCGCATCGATGTACACCAAGGACAAAACAAAAATGTTGAACCGCTTTCATGTTTGGTTTCCCGGAGGAATCGTAATCGGGGCGATAGTCGGTTGGTTGGTTATGGATGTTATGGGGTTGAGTTGGCAAATCATGGTCGGCGTATTGTTCATACCATTAATTGCATACGCCATCTTGTTCTTGGGTCAAAAGTTCCCCGTTACGGAAAGGGTACAAATGGGAGTTAGTTCAAAAAAAATGTATTCCAGCCTAGCGAACCCGCTGTTTATATTCATGGTTATATGCATGATGCTCACCGCAGCATCGGAATTGGGAACTACCCAGCGGATAGAGTCACTCTTGAAAACCTCGGTTTCGAACCCGTTGTTGATTTTGGCGTTCATTAATGGAATAATGGCCCTAGGCCGGGCTTTTGCCGGTCCTGTTATTCATAAATTGCAGCCTACCGGAATGCTGGTTTTTTCGGCGATTTTCACTTTTATCGGCCTATGGCTGCTTACCATAACAAGTGGCGCTATGACCTTTGCCGCCGCTGGTGTTTTTGCCGTAGGCGTTACCTTTTTCTGGCCCACTATGCTCGGTTTTGTGGCGGAATACCTTCCCCAAACCGGGGCTTTGGGCTTGTCGATTATGGGCGGGGCCGGAATGTTATCGGTTTCCATCGTGCTTCCTGTAATGGGTAAACTTATGGACGATGCCAATGCGACGGAAGCCCTTAGAACGATGTCGATCCTTCCTGCCATTCTTACAGTAGCCTTTATAGGGTTATACCTCTACATGAAAAAAAGAAAACCAGTAACGGAACAAGCATAA
- a CDS encoding Gfo/Idh/MocA family protein codes for MPKKIRLGILGGGGDSLIGVLHRVASQINDNYEITGAVFNPDFKANKAFAREIDVPLNRIYKDFDTLVEEEMKLPENERIQVCSILTPNFLHFPMAKKLLDNGFHVICEKPMTTSLAEAKTLQKAHKKAGTVFALTHTYTGYPMVRQMREMIKKGELGKIHKIDARYYQGWINTIIHDKKKRSSVWRLDPKKAGISSCMGDIGVHAFNLVEYTTGLKVKSLLCDFNYLYKDNKMDVDGTVLIRLDDHVKGVIRSSQVATGEENGLAIAIYGEKGALRWEQERPNFLYKMSDTEPTQIYKPGHEYNSKLSLDGTKLPAGHPEGIFDSMANIYLGAAKAIRGKKYDDGEFPTMEDGVRGMNFIEATVASHKAKNTWVKLMK; via the coding sequence ATGCCGAAAAAAATAAGACTAGGAATTTTAGGAGGAGGAGGCGACTCCCTCATCGGAGTACTGCACCGCGTGGCCTCCCAAATCAACGACAATTATGAAATTACTGGAGCTGTTTTCAATCCAGATTTCAAGGCGAACAAGGCTTTCGCTCGGGAAATAGACGTCCCACTAAATCGAATTTACAAAGACTTCGATACCCTTGTAGAAGAAGAAATGAAACTGCCCGAGAACGAACGTATCCAGGTGTGTTCGATTCTCACACCGAATTTTCTCCATTTCCCCATGGCGAAAAAGTTGTTGGACAATGGTTTTCATGTCATATGCGAAAAGCCGATGACCACCAGCTTGGCCGAAGCAAAAACACTTCAAAAGGCCCATAAAAAGGCTGGAACTGTTTTTGCGTTGACGCACACGTATACCGGGTATCCCATGGTGCGCCAAATGCGGGAAATGATCAAAAAGGGAGAACTCGGGAAAATTCATAAAATCGATGCGCGCTATTATCAAGGCTGGATTAATACTATTATACACGATAAGAAAAAACGGTCTAGCGTATGGCGCTTAGACCCTAAAAAAGCTGGTATCAGTTCGTGCATGGGAGATATAGGGGTACATGCCTTTAATTTAGTAGAGTATACCACCGGTCTTAAAGTGAAATCCTTGCTCTGTGATTTCAATTATCTCTATAAGGACAATAAAATGGATGTGGACGGCACGGTTCTCATTCGACTAGACGATCATGTGAAAGGCGTTATTCGCAGTAGCCAAGTCGCTACCGGAGAGGAAAACGGACTCGCCATCGCCATTTACGGTGAAAAGGGAGCCCTGCGCTGGGAGCAGGAGAGACCGAATTTCCTCTATAAAATGAGCGATACGGAACCTACCCAAATTTACAAACCCGGTCATGAGTACAATTCGAAATTGTCGTTAGACGGCACTAAATTACCCGCAGGCCATCCTGAAGGTATTTTCGACTCAATGGCCAATATTTATTTAGGAGCGGCCAAAGCGATTCGTGGAAAAAAATACGACGATGGGGAATTCCCGACCATGGAAGATGGTGTACGTGGGATGAACTTTATCGAAGCTACGGTAGCATCGCATAAAGCCAAAAATACTTGGGTGAAATTGATGAAGTGA
- a CDS encoding ASCH domain-containing protein translates to MDNASARNMWGDYLDQHLEDAFHEAPKTIHFCNNEQDANECARLVKQGIKRATSPSLLGLQYRKERLPKIGDFMVVTDWEGTAQCIVQTTKVKLKPFFSIDAEYARLEGEGDQSLEQWKKTHWEYYEKELAQFDRVPRESMIVVCQEFEKVFER, encoded by the coding sequence ATGGACAATGCTTCAGCAAGAAACATGTGGGGTGATTATTTAGATCAGCATCTAGAGGATGCTTTTCACGAGGCCCCCAAGACAATCCACTTTTGTAATAATGAACAGGATGCCAACGAATGTGCCAGGCTGGTGAAGCAAGGCATAAAGCGGGCTACTTCCCCATCGTTGCTAGGGTTGCAATACCGAAAGGAGCGACTCCCGAAAATAGGGGATTTTATGGTCGTAACCGATTGGGAGGGTACGGCACAGTGTATCGTGCAGACGACCAAAGTAAAATTGAAACCTTTTTTCAGCATCGATGCCGAATACGCACGCTTAGAGGGTGAAGGCGATCAATCATTGGAACAATGGAAAAAGACCCATTGGGAGTACTACGAAAAAGAACTGGCCCAATTTGATAGAGTACCACGAGAAAGTATGATCGTGGTATGTCAAGAATTTGAAAAGGTGTTCGAGCGGTAA
- a CDS encoding GMC oxidoreductase yields the protein MNTEDQYDAIVVGTGISGGWAAKELCENGLKTLVLERGRMVKHVQDYPTMNDDPWDYDLKGELSKDDKKKYHVQNRVGWAPKEDNKHFFVNDLEHPYVETKRFDWIRGYQVGGRSLTWGRQSYRWSDIDFEANKKEGISIDWPVRYKDISPWYDKVEEYIGVSGENLGLRQLPDGKYQPAMQLNCVEKDLKKAVSEKFDDGRVVTIGRTAHITDPNANFENRGVCQNRNRCSRGCPFGGYFSSNSSTLPAAERTGNMTLRANSIVYEISYDDVTKKATGVKVIDAETNEKIEFKAKVIFLCASAMASVGILLQSKSARFPNGLGNDSDALGRGIMDHHYKLGATAKVDGYLDKYYKGRRANGFYIPRFVNLDAATKREGYLRGFGYQGTASRQDWSAAVAEMGYGKALKEEILKPGQWQIGVTGFGEFLPYDDNRVTLSPTEKDKWGLPQLAFDVEFKENEYRMREDIKKEIVDMFKKAGFKDVNSYEESSGPGLGIHEMGGARMGHSAKTSILNKHNQVHTVPNVYVTDGAFMTSSSCVNPSLTYMAFTARAANHAAAAFKAGTFS from the coding sequence ATGAATACAGAAGACCAGTATGATGCCATCGTGGTGGGGACGGGAATCAGCGGCGGCTGGGCAGCAAAGGAACTTTGCGAGAATGGATTAAAAACCCTGGTGTTGGAAAGAGGCCGTATGGTCAAACATGTGCAGGACTATCCGACCATGAACGATGATCCATGGGACTATGATCTGAAAGGGGAACTGTCGAAGGATGACAAGAAAAAATACCATGTGCAAAATCGCGTGGGTTGGGCCCCGAAGGAGGACAATAAGCATTTTTTCGTCAATGATTTGGAACATCCCTACGTTGAAACGAAACGTTTCGATTGGATTCGCGGATACCAGGTAGGAGGACGTTCCCTGACTTGGGGTCGACAGAGCTATCGTTGGAGCGATATCGATTTTGAAGCTAACAAAAAGGAAGGCATCAGTATTGATTGGCCCGTGCGCTACAAAGATATTTCACCTTGGTATGACAAAGTAGAGGAGTATATTGGGGTGAGTGGCGAGAACCTTGGTCTAAGGCAATTACCCGATGGAAAATACCAACCGGCCATGCAATTGAATTGTGTAGAGAAGGATTTGAAAAAGGCGGTTTCCGAAAAATTCGACGACGGCCGCGTAGTGACCATCGGAAGAACGGCCCATATTACCGATCCGAATGCTAATTTTGAAAATCGCGGCGTATGTCAGAACAGAAATAGATGTTCGCGAGGGTGCCCTTTCGGGGGCTATTTTAGTAGCAATTCGTCTACATTGCCTGCGGCGGAACGAACTGGAAACATGACCTTACGTGCCAACAGTATCGTCTATGAAATCAGTTATGACGATGTGACCAAAAAAGCGACCGGTGTAAAGGTGATCGATGCCGAAACAAACGAGAAAATCGAATTCAAGGCCAAGGTAATTTTCCTATGTGCCTCTGCCATGGCCTCTGTTGGCATTCTGCTGCAATCGAAATCGGCACGATTCCCGAACGGGTTAGGAAATGATTCCGACGCCTTGGGCCGCGGTATTATGGACCATCATTACAAACTGGGTGCAACGGCCAAAGTTGATGGCTACCTTGACAAATATTATAAGGGAAGGCGGGCTAACGGGTTTTATATTCCTCGATTCGTGAACCTCGATGCAGCGACCAAGCGCGAAGGATACCTACGCGGCTTTGGGTATCAAGGTACCGCAAGCCGTCAAGATTGGTCGGCTGCCGTTGCCGAAATGGGCTATGGTAAAGCGCTTAAAGAAGAAATTTTGAAACCAGGACAATGGCAGATCGGGGTTACCGGTTTCGGGGAGTTTCTGCCGTATGACGACAATAGGGTTACCTTGAGCCCGACCGAAAAAGACAAATGGGGGCTTCCACAGCTAGCGTTCGATGTAGAGTTCAAGGAAAACGAATATCGCATGCGGGAAGATATCAAGAAAGAAATCGTGGACATGTTCAAAAAGGCAGGGTTCAAAGACGTCAATTCGTATGAAGAATCATCGGGACCTGGTTTGGGTATTCACGAAATGGGCGGTGCCAGAATGGGACATAGTGCAAAGACTTCGATCTTGAACAAGCACAATCAAGTACATACGGTGCCCAATGTGTATGTTACCGATGGGGCATTTATGACCTCTTCGAGTTGCGTAAATCCTTCGTTGACCTATATGGCGTTTACGGCAAGGGCCGCCAATCATGCCGCAGCGGCATTCAAGGCAGGAACCTTTTCCTGA